In the Deinococcus fonticola genome, TGCCGTGGCGCGGGGAACTGGTGGTGGGTCTGGTGGTGGGCGAGGCCGAACCGAAGGGTGCCCACCGCCTGCGCGAGGTGGTTCACGTGCTGGACAGACCGGAAAATGGCGGCCCGTGGGTGAATCCCGGCACGGTGGCGGGCGTCATGGCCTGGGCGCACGACTCGCGTATTCCCGCCGGGCTGATCTGGTCTGACCTGCTGGGCGTCGGCTGGGAGTCAGATGACTTCCACCGGGTGCGGGCGGTGGGGGGCGCTGACCTGAGCATGTTCGCCAAGAAGGTGCCGGGCGCGGACTGGACGGACGCCGAACATTTTGCCCCCGCGTTGCTGGACGCCGTGCGTGAGCAGGGGCTTTTGGAGGAAGCGTTCACGCCGAGGCCCCGCCTGAAGACGGTGGTGCAGGCGCGTGAACTGAAGGATGTTCCCCCGGCGGCCCGGACGGCCACGGTCATTCAGGCGATGGAGCCTAATCGGAAACTGACGCCCAAGCAGGCTCACGCCCTGAGCTGGCTCGCGGCGCACGGCCCGGCGGACTCGCTGAGCGCCTGGGCCAAAGGCGCGGAGGTCAGCAACGGCGTGGTCACCAACCTGCTGAACGCGGGCGCGGCAGAGTACGCCTTCGTGCAGGCCCCGCCGCCCGCCGCCTGGGCGTGGCTGCGCGAGAACGGCCCGGTGGATACGGTGGCGGCGTGGGCGCAGGGCGCGGATCTCAGCCCCACGGCGGCGGGGGCGCTGGTGGCACGCGGCTGGGCCGACAGCCTGCGGGTGGAGGCCCCCGCGCCGGACTTGCCCGCGCCCGCCACGCAGGTGGACATTCCGCTGCTGGACGAGCTGCCCGAGGCTCCCGTCTGGCGTTTGCACGGTGGGCGAGCAGCCGAGCGCTTCCGCGCCCTGGCCCCCCGCGTGTCGCGCCTGCTGGGGCAGGGGCGGGGCGTGCTGGTGGTCGCGCCCGATCACGCCACGCTGCGCCGCGCCTGGGATGGCCTTTCCGGGCTGGCGGACGTGAGCGGTACGCGGGCCGTGCAGGTCACCGGAGAATTGAAAGACGTACAACGCGCCGAAACCTGGAGGCTAATTCGCAGCGGCGCGGCGCGGCTGGTCATCGGCAGTTCTCACGCGCTGGTCGCGCCCGTGTCCGACCTGGCGCTGGTGGTAGTGCTGGAGGAGGGCAGCGACGCCCACAAGCTCCTGAGCGGCTCCCGCGCCTTCATTCCCGACGTGGCCAGGCGCATTTCCGCCGCGCAGGACGCCTCTTGCGCCTTCGTCGGCACTGCCCCCGCGGCCGAGAGTGTCCCCGCGCCCGGCAAGGTGCTGGCGCCGCCCCGCGCCCGCGTGCATGTGGTGGATTACGCCAACCCGCCCGAGCAGCCCGAACTGGGGCCGCTGTCCAGCGTTCACCTGACGCCCGGGGATCTGGGGTATCCCCTGAGCCACGACCTGGCCCGTTTGCTGCGGCAGGTGCAGGAGCGCGGTCGGCAGGCGGCCCTGCTGGCGCCCCGGCGCGGGTACTCGGCGCTGCTGCGCTGCCCGAACTGCGAGCACACACCGCACTGCAAGAACTGCGACGTGCCGCTGCGTTTTCACCAGCAGACGCGCGAGATGACCTGCCACCAGTGCGGTTATCACGAGCCCATCCCGGACCGCTGCGACCACTGCGGCGAGCGCATGTGGAAAGCCAAAGGCCCCGGCACCGAGTGGATCGCGCAGGAGGTGCGCCGGCTGCTGCCAGGGTTCCCGGTGTACCGGCTGGACAAGGATCATCAGGACGACCTGGCGCCCATCTACGCGGGGGAGGGCGGCGTGGTGGTGGCGACCCAACTGCTGCTCTCGCAGGACGTGCCGCCCAACCTGGCTTTGATCGGCGTGACGCTGGCGGACACCTGGCTGAACGTGTCGGACTTCCGCGCCAGTGAGCGTTACCACCGCCTGCTGCGGCACCTGCTGGAGTGGCACCCCACCCGCGCCCCCATGCTGCTGGTGCAGACCTTCCAGGCCGATCACCCGGCGCTGAAGGTGGTGGTGGAGGGACGCGACGCCCTCGCTTACCCCCTGGCTGAGGAACGCGCCCGCAAAGAACTGGGCTACCCGCCGCACGCCCGCCTGGCTCAGATCGAGGTGACCGCCCGCGAGGCCGCCCGCGCCAGCGCCGCCGCACACGAACTGGCCGCCGCCCTGCACGGCGCTGGCGCCACGGAACTGGAGGTGCTCGGCCCCGCACCCAGCCCGGTGGCCCGCCTGCGCGGCGTGTACCCGTACCACCTGTTCCTGCGCGTCCGGAACGACACGCGCATGGGTGAACTACTGAAGGTCATCGACTCCCGCACCTGGAAAGCCCGCGTGCGGGTGGACGTGAACCCGCGCGGGGGGCTGTAATGAAGCATGAACTTTCACTCCAACGTTGAAATTCGAGACCTTGGGTCATTACAAACACGCGATGAACAGGCTGAACATCTGGTCGTCTTTTCAAGTGTGCCAGAGGCTTACCTGGAGCTCTACAGGCAGTATGGCGCGGCAACGCTCGTGTTCAGAGGTGAATCTGGGCACGTCACGTATGACATAAAACATCCCATTGAAGCCGCGGAGTTTTACCACCTGTTCCTTGACGATGGTAGGATACCCGCTGATCTTTTCCCCTTTGCCGCTGGAATGGGAGCGACCACCCTCTACGCGGGTGAACTTAAGGGAAAAAATGGAGTGTACTTCTGTTTTGACAGTTATCTAGGGCGAGAAGAAATGGAATTTGTTTCATCCTCTCTACCAGCTCTTTTGATGCGGGGAGAAGGTATAGAGCGCTTGATTGAACTTGAGCGTTAGTAACGAATTGGGGATTTCGCCGTTATCCGAAGCTGATTTCCCACCCAATGCATGGTATTATTCTGTTATGAACGTAATCCGGTTTTATCTGACTGTGCCCCTTCCAGCCAATCTCTAATCTGACGTATGCCCCGCCCGGTCAACCTCACGCTGAGTCGCGGTACGCTCGTCATGTACGACGCGCCGGACGCAGTGGCGCCCCTGTTCACCTGGGACGCCCGCAGCCAGTGCTACCGCGCCAAGGGGCAGGCGTACCGCACCGTCATGGAAACGCTGATGGCCGCCGGCATCCCTGTGCGCGATCAGGCGGCTGACTTCGAGAAACTGACCCTGCCGCTGGCCCGCGAGACGCCGCCTTACCCGCACCAGATTCGTGGCCTGAACGCCTGGAAGAAGGCCAGGCGTCAGGGCGTGGTGGTGCTGCCTACCGGGGGAGGCAAGACCTTCCTGGCGCAGCTCGCCATGCGCGACACGCCCCGCAGCACGCTGATCTGCGTGCCCACCCTCGACCTGATGGGCCAGTGGTACTCAGGACTTCTCGCGGCCTTCCCCGACGCCAACATCGGCCTGCTGGGCGGCGGCAGCCGCGACGAGACGCCCATTCTGATCGCCACCTACGACTCGGCCACGCGCTACGCCGAGGAACTCGCCGGACGCTACGCCCTCTTGATCTGCGACGAGGTTCACCACCTGCCCAGCGACTTTTACCGCACCATTGCGGAGATGAGCCTGGCCCCGTACCGCCTGGGCCTCTCGGCCACGCCCAAACGCTCAGATGGGCGCGAGGCCGACCTGGACACCCTGATCGGCCCCATCGTGTACGCCGCCTCGCCAGACGAACTGGCCGGGAACACCCTCGCGCCGTACCACGAGGAAATCATCAAGGTCAGGCTCAGCCCGAACGAGCAGGCGAAATACGACGACCTGATCCGCCAGCGCAACGATTTTCTGCGGCAGAGCAACATCAATATCTCCTCCATCGACGGCTGGAAGGATTTCATCCGCGCCGGCAGCACCCCCCAGGGCCGCGCCGCCATGCTGGCGCACAACCAGGCCAAGAACCTCGCGTACGGCACCGAGGGGAAACTGCGCGTCATGGAGGAACTTCTCGCCAACCACGCCGACGAGCGGGCCATCATCTTCAACCGCGACAACGCCACGGTGTACCGCATCAGCCGCGAGTTCCTGATCCCGTGCATCACGCACGAGACGCCCATGAAGGAACGCCACGCCACCCTGGAAAAATTCAAGGCCGGCGAGTACCAGTGGCTGGTCACCGCCAACGTGCTGGACGAGGGCGTGGACGTGCCGGAAGCCAGCGTGGCCATCGTCCTGTCCGGCACCGCCACCGAGCGGCAGTACATTCAACGCCTGGGCCGCATCCTGAGGCGCTCGAAGAATAAACACGCCGTGCTGTACGAGGTCATCACCGAGGGTACGTCCGAGGAGCGCGTCAGCCAGCGGCGGCGCGGCCTGGACGGGCAGGCGTTCAGCGAACCCGACTGGGAGAACGTGAATGCTCCCCACTGACCTGCTGCGCTTCCGCATCAAGGACGGGCTGGCCCTGCCGTACCGCGTGAAACCCACGCCGACCAACCTCAAAATGGCGGAACTGGTGATCGCCACCTACGAGGGGAACATCGGCAAACGCCGCCTGGAACTGAAGGGGCAACTCGCGGAACTGGAGGCCGGGCGGCAGGACTGGAAGGCCGTGCGCGGCATGGCGCACCTGCTGGGCAACATGAGCACCTTCGAGACGGGTGTGAGCCTGGAACCGGGCATCGTGCGTGCCCGTGCCTTCGCGCTGGCGCAGGGGCAACCCCCCAGCCGCCGCCGCGCCGGGGAACTGCTGGAACAACTCTCCCGCGAACTCCCCAGCCCGCAACCCGTGACCGCCCAGGACGTGCAGGAGGCGCTGTACGGCGACCTGGAAGACCAGCAGCTCCTGACCGTCTTCGACCCGCCCACGCCCGCCGAGCTGTGCCAGCGCCTGGAACTCGCCTACGCCCAGGGGATGCTGTACCGCGCCGTGAACCTGATCATCACCGCGCGGCGCAACGAACCCGCGCACTACAAGCAGATTCTGCGTTACCTGAAGCTGTTCGGCCTGATGGCCACCGTCGAGGGGGACGCCAACCACGGCTTCACCCTCACGCTGGACGGCCCCATGAGCCTCTTCCAGAACACCACCCGCTACGGCCTGGCGATGGCCAAATTTCTGCCCGCGCTGCTGCACGTCACCAAATGGGACTTGAGCGCCACTCTCAAGCCCCTCAAACTCGCCTGGCTGGAGGAACACGACAGCGAATGGTCGTTCCAGTTGACCTCCGAGGACGGCTACGTGAGCCACTACAAGCCCCCCGAGGAACACGACAGCGCCCTGGAGAGCGGCTTCACCGAGCGTTTCCAGAAACTCGACACGCCCTGGCAACTGGAGCGCGAGGTCGACCTGGTGCCGGTGCCCGGCAGCGTGATCCTGCCCGACTTCCGCCTCGTTCACCCTGAAGGCCGCAGCGCCCTGGTCGAGATCGTGGGCTACTGGCGGCCCGACTACCTGCGCAAGAAGTTCGACCTGCTGAAGAAATCAGGCCGTCAGGACGTGATCGTGTGCATCTCCGAGCGGCTGCAACTGGATAAAGCCGGGGTCGACCCCTCGGAACTGGGCGACCGGGCGGTGTGGTTTAAGGGCGTGCTGCCACCCAAAGAAGTGCTGGCGGTAGCGGAACGGGTAGCGGTCATGGCCGCGTAACTGGTGCTCTTCTTCGTGTGGTTATCCGCAATTTGTAGGCCGTTCCAGCCGCATTTAAACCAGCCAGCGTTAACATCCACCAAGCCAGGTCGGGTGAACTTCGCAGCATTTCCGACCAGGTGACCCGCATCAGCAGCGGCACGCCGATCAGCAGGGCGATCAGGCCCAGAAGCTCCCAAGCGATCTCACGCGAGAGCGCGGCCCGAGGTCGTTCCTGTGCGGGGACCCTCCAGCGTTTCAGGCCCAGCAGTTTCCGGAGTTCTGCCCACAGAACCAGGGCAGCGGCCAGCGTGACCACCAGGTACATCATTGAAAGATTCAGCGTCTGCGAGGGCAGCGGTTGGCCCAGCAGCGAGCGGGCCAAGCCATCCGCCACGCGGTGACTGGTGGCCGCCAGGGGAAACGGTAGCGCCGTGGACGCATTGGTCAGCACCACCACACCCGCCTTCAGGTCAGGCAGCATGACCAGTTTTCCCCGGTAGTGCGGCAGAACGCCGCCGTGGTGAATGACCCGCGTGTTCTGGCCCTGACGGTCAGGCCAGATGCTGACGCGCCAGCCCATCGCGTAAGAAAAACCGTCACCTGGCGCAGTCGGCGTGAACAATCGCTTCAGGCCCTGCCGGGAAATGACGCCGGGAATGCCATCTTCCTGCATCAGCGCCTGAAGGTACGTCGCCAGGTCTGCCGCGCTGCTGATCAGGCCCGCCGTGGGCAGACGATCCCGTTCAAACGGCAGGTTGGCGGCCACCGGAAAGCCGAACCAGTAACGGTGACCGCTGGCTAAATTCAGCGCGTGCGTGCCATCGGTGAAACTGTGCGTCATCTTCAGCGGGTCGAAAATCCGGTGCTGAATGACCTCACCGTAAGGCTCCCTGGTAACGCGCTCAATCAGTACGCCCAGCACCTGATACCCCACGCTGGAGTACGTGTGCTGGGTGCCAGGTGGGTGCTGAAGCTTCACGTTGCTCAGGGCAGGCAGATGCTCGGCCAGCGTGCCCAGATGCTGGGTGGCGGCCACCTGGGCGGGCAGGCCAGAGGTGTGATTCAGCAGTTGCGCCACCGTGATCCGCTGGGAGGCGGCCTCATCTGCCACCCGGAATTCAGGCAAATAACGCTGCACCGGGGCGGTCAGATCCACTTTGCCCTCCTCGACCAGTTGCATGACCGCCAGCGCCGTGAAGGACTTGCTCATGGAACCCAGGACGAATGTCGTCCGGGGCGTCAGTGGCTGCCCCGCCTGACCGTACTGGCGAAACGTCACGCCACCCGGCTGAATGATGGCCAGCGAGACGCCCGGCACGCGATGCGCCTTCATTTCCCGCACCACGTAGGTGTCGATAGCCGCCAGCTCAGGCGGGGATAGGGTGGCTGCGCCTACCGGGAAAGAAGCGCAGGAAGCCACCATCAGGGCCAGAGCACGGCAGACCTTGAACAGTCCTGGCAATAAGGGCGACATGGGTTCCTGAGTTCTCCTTGACCAGCGTTTCTTTTGACGGACACGAGTGAAGCGAGGTCTTGATGGCTGTTGAGCTTCCGCGCCTTCAACATGGGCTTCCAGCATGGCGACCAGGAAGCCTGCCTTTACGGTTGCAGGTTCAGGTCGCGGGTCAGCCAGGCCAGCCGGTCGGCCTGCGCCGCGGCGCTGACCATGTCGTGTCCAGCGTCGTAGAACTTGCGTTCACCTTTCTTCGGGAGGGCGTTCATGATCACCAGTGAGTCGGCCCTGGACACGTAAGGGTCACCGTTGGCGAATTGCCCCAGCACATTCACGTTCTTCAGTTGCGCCAGGTAGTCGGTCAGGTCAAGGACGGCGTTCTGACGCAGGTACTCCACTTTCGAAGTGGGCTGCTTGACGAAGAAAGCCCAGTTGGTGAAACTCTGCGTCATTGCGATCAGCACGGCGCTGCGGACACGGCCATCCAGGGCCATGGCTACGGCTCCGTACATGCCGCCGTAATCGTGGCCGACAAAACCGATGCGCTGGCTGTCCACACCGGGCTGGGCGGCCAGCAGGTCGAAGGCGCGGCGCAGGTCGATCACCTGCTGAATGGACTGGTGGTAATCCTGATCGACGTTCCGGGTGGGATACCAGTCAGGATCGGCCCACATGGCGTTGACCAGCAGCGATACCGTGCCTTTCCGGGCCAGCGTGACCGCTTCCTCCAGAAACTCGCTGCGATCCGAGTTCTTGTCGCCCAGCCAGTGAACCCACAGGACACCCGCGAAGGGGCCGGAGCCGTCGGGAACGACCAGATAGGCTTTCATGGCGGGTCGATCCGGGGACAGTTGAAGGGTGATATCGCGGATGCTGATCCTGTCGCGGCGCTCCAGGCCGTCATCGCTGATGCTGGGTTTGATGTTCGGGTCGTAGTGAAAAAGGGCGGCACGCTGGGCGAAGGTTGGGCTGACAGTCTGGGCCTGGGAAGCGGTGACGGTCATCAGAAAAACTCCGATCAGAACAGCCAAAAAAGAACGTAGGAAGACGGGCCGGGTGAAGGTCATGGTCAACTTCCTTCTGGTCAGTCCCGTGCTGGACTAACCATCTAATTTGTGTACACCGGTTAAGTGTAGAAGGAGGAGGCTTAACCTGTCAAACTGAATTAGGGAGTTACGAAGAAATGGGTTTTGAAGGACTGACTTTGCTGGGCGGACGACTCTGCCTGGACTTCTGCAACACCGCCGCCTACCGCGCCACCGCCCAGGAACAGGAGTTTCTGAAAGGGGGTTACGCCGACCTGCTTGACTGGTGCATCTACGCCGGAACGCTCAGCGAACCCGAATCTACGCGACTGAAAGGGCAGGCACAGAATCATCCAGCGCAGGCGCAGCAGACTTTTCGAGACGCCTTAAAACGGCGGGCCACGCTGTATAGCCTGTTTCATCACCTGGCGCAGGCAGAAGCCATTCCCCCCGAATTCCTGCAAGAACTCAACGCGGCCCAGCAGCATGCCATGAGCCGTCGCCAGTTGATCCGCCAGCCGGACGGTACCTTCACCTGGACGTGGTTGCCCTGCACAGCGCTGTCAGACGTGCTTGACCCCATCGTTGCCTCGGCCAGCGAATTGCTGGTGGAAGGTGACCTGAGCCGCGTGCGGCAATGCCCCGGTTGCGGCTGGCTCTTCTACGACAGCAGCCGCAACCGTTCACGCACCTGGTGCGACATGCAGTTCTGCGGCAACCGGGCCAAAGCCCGCCGTCACCTGGCAAAAATTCGGACTCAAACCACCCCGTCTGCTAATACGGGGCCGGGTAAAGCGTGAGGCGCAGCAGGTAATTGCTGTCCTGCCCGGTTCGTTCAGCCTGCGCCTGATAAATGGCCCACAGTTGCGCCTGTAACGTCTTCGCTTCCTCAAAGGTCAATTTCAGTGGCGTATGAAGGTCAATGATCGCCGGAGCCTGCCGAGTCTGTAATTGCTCGTGGGTACCCGCGCTCTGCTGTGGGGCAGAGATTTCCGTGACTACACGAGTCTCGTCCGGGTAAACCAGCAGACCCCAGCGCCCCCGCGCCAGCATAGCGGCCCGGCTGGCCCGCACCTTCGCGGTGAAGGCGTCTTCATCCGCGTGTAAAAGCAGGTCAGGGCCGCCGGGAATCAGGTCGCCCGGCACAAACAGCGGCAGCGGTAACCGGTAAATCTTCTGTCGACGGCCTCGCCGGGGTTGTTCCCCCGTAACTTCCAGCAGGCCCGCCCTGACCCCCCGCCGCACGCGGTACAGCACAGCATCCGGTTCCAACCCCAGGCTGTGGGCTGCGCCTGTGACGGTATTGCCCTCGCCACGAAAAGCCGCCAGGACACGCCGGGTGGCCGGATCAATCAGCAGCCTCGCGGCCAGGGGGTTCTGTACGCTCTGCCAGTCGCTCATGCTTCAGGGTAAACGCCACTGGCGCACGTGCGTGTCCTCGCCAGCGGTCAAGGAGAACTGTCCGTCCGGGGTCACGGTGACCCACCATAGTTCCTGATTCACCTGTGCTTGGGCAAGCTGCTTACCCGCCTTGACATCCCAGACGTGAATGCCGCCGTCCTCGCCCACCGCGACCAGTTGCGAGCTGTCAGGGGTGAAAGCTGTCCAGCGCGTGTCCTGCCCCCCCTCCAGCACTTTCAGCAGTCGTCCGGAAGCCGGGTCGCGCAGCAGCACCCGCCCGTCCTGGTGGGCGCAGGCCAGCCGCTTGCCGTCCGGCGAAAGGGTGAGGCCATTGACTTCATCCAGGCCGTAGCCGGGTCGCCTGACATGCGTTTTCGGGACATTTTGTTGCCGCCACAGTTGTTGCCCTGTACGGGCGTTCAGGGCGTACACGGCGCTGTCCTCCTGCCCGGTACTCAGAAACAGGGTCTGGCCGTCCAGACTCCACACGGCGGCCATGACATCCCCCTTCAACTGCCCGGAAGGGCCGCCGGGTTCCACGCGCCAGTGACCGCCCGCATCCCCAAGGGCCAGTTTCTGCCCGTCTGGACTCCACGCCAGCCCGAACACCCGTCCGCCCGGTGACGTGAACTTCTGCGGCGCTTTGCTCAGGTCGTTCCACACAAATGCGCCTTCACTGACGCCCGCCACCGCCAGTTTTCCGGCCTGGCTGAAGGTCGCGCCCCAGCCACCCCCATCCCCACCGGGAAGTTCGCGCAGGCGTTTCAGGGTGACCGGATCATAAAGACCCACGTCCCGGAAGGTGCCCACCACCAGCGTTTTGCCATCCGGCGAGAGCGCCACACTCTGCACGCTGTAAGGCAAGGTGACCTGAGCTGCCTCCCAGAGCGGTGTAACGTCAGCCGCCAGGGCGAAACCCTGGGCCACGGTCAGAAACAACAGCATTCTCCGCATGTCTCAGCTTCCCACCGCTCAATCGGGATCAGAACCCCATTTTTCCGATTGAGGAGCGGCTCCCTGTGGTCACCGCGTGTACACCTTGAACCGCGCCGCCACGTCAAACGTCTTGCAGGCGTCCTCGCCCTGGTACACGGGGGCGACGCACACCGTAATTTTTCCCCCGGTGCTGACGGTGTCCGGCGTGTTCTGCCCGGCGGTGTCGCTGAGTTTGCCCAGTTTGCCGGTCAGTTCAATGGCCTCGTACCCGCGTGAGCTGAGGGCGCGGTGCATCGGGTCGGGGCCGGGGTTGACCAGGGGCGTCAGGGGTTGCCATTTACCTTCGCCCTTGTTGTTCTTGCTGTGCAGGCTGGCGCTGACGCGCGGAATGACGTAGAAGGTGCGCACTCCGGGCCAGCGTTGGCGCAGGGCCAGCGGCATTTTCAGGGTGCAGGTGGGGTAGGTCTCGTCGAGCAGCAGGAAGTTCTCGCGCTGCGACTTAAAATACGTGTCGGTGCAGGTGAAGCTGACCTTCTCACGCGGGATCAGGATGGTGGCGGGGGCCTGCGCAAGGGCTGGAGCGAGGCTCAGGGTGGCGAGGAAAAGCGCGTACTTCATGGTTCCTCCTGGAGAGGTTCGGCGTTCACGGTGTCCGTCGCCGCCGTGTAGGTGCACGAGAAGTCGAGGTGCGTGCCGTCGGGGCGCGCGGCCCAGCCGTCCCAGCGTTTGCCGTCGGGGCTGGGCGTGAATTGGCCCTGGGCTTCGCGCGGGGTGGGAAAACGCAGGTCGGGTTCGCGGGCGTAGGTCTGCTGGGAAACTTCGCCCCGGCAGCGTTCCATCAGGCGGCTGTCGCTGATGCCGCCCCAGGTGTTGTCGGTGACGGGTGGCGGTTGCGGCACCACCAGGAGGTAAAGCACGCCGGCCAGCAGCGGCAGCGTGGGCAGCAGCCAGCGCCAGGGCCACCAGGCCGGGCGGGGCTTCAGGGCCGCGCGGACTTCCTGGCGGTAGGCCAGGGCGGCCTGTTCCCGCTGCTGCCGGGCCAGCTGTTCCTGCTGCGCCTGCGCGTGGGCCAGCTCCTCGGCCTCGATGCGCCGGCGCTGTGCTTCGCTAAGTTGGGCCTCGCTAAGTTGGGCTTCGCTGAGCTGGGCCGGGGAGGGCATACTCCAGAGAGTAGAAGACTCTACAGAGTACGGTCATCATTCCAAAGTGGCAGATAAGGGCAGGCAGATGGGGAGGGCAGACAGGGGCGCGCAGACAGGTGCTGACCGCCCAGGGCCGCGGTGTGCCAGACTGCATAGGTCAACCTTAAACGTTCTTCCCGGCAGGGCCCCGCTGCGCCTGCCTTGTCCCTGACTGTTCAGGCGCGTGGCCCCGCCGCGCTTTCCGGAGGTTCCCCTATGACCCTTTATAAAACCCTGTTTCTGACGGCCACCCTTCTCGCCAGCGGCGCGGCAGCGGCGGTCACGCTGGTGTACGGCGCGGGCGGCGACCCGGTTTCGCTGGAAAGCGGCAACATCAACGACACGAACTCCGCCATCGTGCAAAACCAGATTTACGACACCCTCACCAAGGTGAAGCCCGGCACGCTGAATGTCGTACCCGGCCTGGCGAGCAGCTGGGTGGGGAATTCGGACCGCACGGTGTGGACGTTCAACCTGCGCCGGGGCGTGAAATTCCATGACGGCACGCCGTTCAACGCCGACGCCGTGGTGTACAACGTGAACCGCTGGTGGGATCCCGCCGCGCCCGAGGGCTTCCGCAACCAGAAAGCCTGGGAAAGCTGGAAGCTGGTCTTCGGTGACCCGAAAGGGGGCAGCAGCATCCTGAAAAGCGTGCGCAAGAACGGCGAGTTCCAGGTGATTTTCACGCTGTCGCGCGCGCTGGCGAACTTCCCCGAGATGATCGGCTCCAACTTCTTCGGCATCGCCA is a window encoding:
- a CDS encoding WD40 repeat domain-containing protein → MRRMLLFLTVAQGFALAADVTPLWEAAQVTLPYSVQSVALSPDGKTLVVGTFRDVGLYDPVTLKRLRELPGGDGGGWGATFSQAGKLAVAGVSEGAFVWNDLSKAPQKFTSPGGRVFGLAWSPDGQKLALGDAGGHWRVEPGGPSGQLKGDVMAAVWSLDGQTLFLSTGQEDSAVYALNARTGQQLWRQQNVPKTHVRRPGYGLDEVNGLTLSPDGKRLACAHQDGRVLLRDPASGRLLKVLEGGQDTRWTAFTPDSSQLVAVGEDGGIHVWDVKAGKQLAQAQVNQELWWVTVTPDGQFSLTAGEDTHVRQWRLP